The Prunus dulcis chromosome 5, ALMONDv2, whole genome shotgun sequence genomic sequence CATCTCTGAATTTCAAGGGATCTAACTTCCTAACTGAAATCCCCCACCTATCCAGCAGCCCAAACTTAAGGTACTTGAATGCGAGTTTGTGTACAAGTTTAGTCGAGGTTCATCCATCTGTTGGATATCTTgataaacttgaaaaattgGACTTTCATTGCTGCTCTGAACTCACGAAGTTTCCAAATAAAGTTGGGTTGAAATCTCTGAAATCATTTTCTCTTCACGGTTGCATAAAGTTGGAGAGCTTCCCAGAAATTGTGGACAAAATGGAATCCTTAATTAAATTGGAACTTAGTGCAACTGCTATAGAAGAGTTGCCTTCATCAATTGGAAATCTCACTGGGCTTGAACAATTAGTTTTGCAAGGATGTGAAAACCTTGCAAATCTGCCACAAAGTATTTATGGGTTGCAAAACCTACATTTTATTCATCTCGATCGATGCCCAAAACTTGTCACAATGCCAAATAACTTGATCTCTGAAGGTTTATCGAGTGCAGAATCACTTCCTTTGGAGGTTCGAACCAATACAAACAGTCCTCGCTATGGCAACTTCTTGAGGCAGGGGAAGATGTCTTTTGAAGGGTGCAATGTATCAAATATTGATTCCTTGgagaatttttgtttctggTCCAACTTTGTGACAATTGATCTATCCGAAAGCAATTTTGTCAGTCTTCCTGTGTGCATTAGCAAATGTGTCAACTTGTGGTCGCTTAATTTGAGGGGTTGcataggaaagaaaaagaaaaagaaaaagaaataagggtagaataggaaagaaaaagaaaaagaaataataaataaaaaagtaataaaaataaaaaggagtgggaaaatcagtTCCCTTGGTGAAATATAGAAAGAATCATTGTTAAAATAAACAAGCTATTCTAACTCAATAATATTGATTggtgaaagaaaataaacaataatgcaacctttttttttatttttatagtaCAAGTAATAGTCTAAATTAGAGGGAAAATGGATTTCTCACGCATGCACACAACTATGATGTGGTGGGGATTCAAATCGGAGACCTCTCATCTACATGTCAAGACCCTTTTTTAACTGGGCTAGACCCCTTTTTTCACTAGATtctatcttttattttatatgttaaATTATGAGTCACGAGACAAGCGAAGGTCGACTTGCTCCTAGAAAAGGCGGAACTCAGAGCGCTTACGCTCTTCAACCATCTGTTTGCGGAGCTCGTCCAACTTCTTCTGCTCGGCCTCGTGCTTTTGCTCTGCCTTCCACGCGTTCTCTGTGTTCCGAACGCACTCTGTTTGCCGTCCCTTCTTGTTCAGAAATTTCAACgccattctttttcttctgctgTTGCTGCTTCAATATTCGAATGAATGAACGAAAAGGTTGAATTTAAAtgatcaatttcaatttcaattgcGCAGTCTCTCTTCGTCTGAGTTTTATGCTTGGAAAGTGTTATATCttggattaattttttttttcctaaaaaatatcaaatcagatgatattttattataatttttttaaaattgtttgtGTATagtgtatttttcaataatacgtATACATGTTttgactaaaaaaaaaaaatttttttgagagttgattttcccactctCCTTTTCTCtgcttacactcccttttattttttattactttttaattaattttattcttttttattttttctctttcctattttATCTTTACTTGAATTAAGATATTTtgataattgaaattaagaaaagttaacaaaaaataaaaaacaaaaaataaaatttgtgattttaatttcaGCTCTTGTAATATTAAGCAAATGATTTTTGATCTTTCTCTCTGAAGCTAACCACACATAACCCACCGCTCACCACCGCCTAGGGTTGGCAATGGGTGGTGTCATGTCGGGATAATAAACGTGTTAAGAATGCTCaacccaaacccaacccatttaataaacgtgtcgtgtcgggttcgggtcgtcttttatcgtgcgggtttcAAGTCGTGTAACGagttcataaataataacatgcatgttacaaaactcacaaccgaaaaaattttaattaaaaaaaaacatagagagtagagaaaatataaggaaaagaaagaaaaaaagaaagaaagaaagagagcaagagaagattgaaggaaagaaagaaagaaaaaagagagatgagagaaaactaaagagaaggaaaaaaaaaaagaaaaaaaaaaggagtgaagaggaaaggaaaagagagaaaaaaaaaaaaaaaagaggagaaagaagaaagaagaaaaaaagaggagaagagagacggaaaagaaaggaaaacataaaagaaaaagaaacattgtAAATATCAAAAGGCATACCATAAAATCACAAAGTTGTTTGTAGCACAGTGGATAAGATGtttgagagaaatgaggatGGTAGGGATTAGAAAccccttgtgtgtgtgtgtgctgAAGTCTcaatttgtctttatttttcagAGAGTTTGCGAGTTGTACACGAgttgacacgacccgtttaataaaagggttagataggtattatagcgggttaacgggttgacccgaaacccacccatttattaaatgagtcagaacgggttgacccgaaattgACCTGTTTTTTTATCGTGCGGATTGAACCTGCTAATTTCTCATGCGTGTATCGGGTCGTGTCCGAAATTACCACCCCACCGCCCACCTCGTCTCCCTCTCTATTATGTCTTTCCTTCTTCCCCCATCCGCATGCCCAGCCCCAACAAAACAAGCTCGCCACAACCTCTCCAAAGCTTATGTTCCTCTTCAATGTCCACCACCATTGACAAGACCCAacccaaattccgctttggaatccgagccggaccctgtgcatgtccgacacctggccgATGTCAAGCACGAATGATCTAATTGCCTTTCTATACAAAgcacgataaaataacaaggttgacttctaccgaaaaatcGGTAGACTCTCCCTTGTAACTGGatcaataccaaaacatttacacctgccaaacaagtgtatatatatatatatatatatatatatatatatacaaccaactgccagtatacgcatatatacattccaactgTTAAATtctaagtctagggcaaaaTATCAGAGCGCCTACTAAAAATTTATAAGGAGCCAAtcctttagaaaaacaaaagtcctacatcaaaaAGGAAAGCGCTGAAGGTGGAAAATGGCCCGATGGTGGATCCCTGTGCACGCCTACTGTCTagggcgcaaaacattaaaaagagtgagtggacccaaaaacaaaatttagaaatcggtgtaatcctacccaaccatcagctagagcatggaaaatagtcgaaaatccataccttaatTGCCTggaatggtggccggaggcgTTCGAAAAGATAGAAGGAAAACGGTTCGAAATCTGGCCGGATTTTCGCAAAATTCGGTGGCTGCACAGGCTGTTGGCAGCGGAGATTGGTTGGGTTAGGACGGCGAGGCCTCACCGGTCATTTCAAGACCGGACCCAGCTCCGGTGGTGGACCACGGTGGCGGCGACGGCTCCAAGAGCTGCTCGgctgttaaaaaaaaaatgggagGAGGGGTTCTGCGTGCCCAgccaggagagagagagagagagagagagagagagagagagagagagagagagagagagagagagagaatgatgttttaaaatatgattttttttcaaattatcgTTTTGCCCCTCGGagtattttaaccgtatttcTTTCATTAAAGCTCCGATTAGAGCCCACTTCGTGTCTATAGACtcatttcgtcgtgctctatgcaacggtgtgtggaattgtcaaattccttctcggtcaaaaagtcaacctttctttaataaattattccgagtgcaaaattgtcttttcttcttaataaattaataattaatattaatttaagtttgggttattacaaccATCCCCAGCCAGATCCCATCAGCCCTATTTCGCTCTCTAACCAAGTACAAGTTAAGGCGTAAAGGGAAAATTATTGTACTGGATTGAACTCATtctctcttttcaatttttcgtTTTTAAATTTGCATACAGAGTAGagaatttgtttttgaaatAGGGGAGAGTTCGACTTAATGAGATGCAGGGCAAGAGGGGGCAAATTCAATTTTGTGAGTGTCAACACTGTGATACGATTTGGGTGGTCACTGCGATTCTTGTGGTTTGTTTGCAGTTGGgttggtggtgatgatgaagCTGGGGGCACGGGGATGAGGGAGGCCAGATCTGGCCTTTGTGGGTCGGCCCATGGGTTGGGATTAGGAAGGGGGCTGGGCAGTGGTGCAGCGGGgcagaagaagatgagggGTGGAGGCGTGGggggttttgagttttttttttttttcaacaaggGTTTAGATGGTGAGGGTAGAAtaggaaataaaaagaaaaaacgaataaaattaattaaaaaatatttaaaaaataaaatggagtATAAGTAGAGAAAAAGGGAGCTGAAAAATCAGCTCTcttcaccaaaaataaagaaacattCCTTCTATAGCTTTGCATGCTTTGTATACTTGTTTAGCTATCCTGTCAACATGACAAAATTACATGAATCTCCCTCTGCTCTAAGACAAAATTTACCTACCCTACTCTATAATATCCAACAAAGACTTTAGGACAGCCGTATAggaaaaaaagacaaaaacaagGACAGATAGCTTCCTAGTTTGACTTCACACTTGACAATTGCATTGGTCCTAACAAGAAAGATAGAAAGCAATCTCAGCCTCTATATTTACGTTCTTTATTAGATTTTGCCTTTGATGACAGATAAAGGATAAACGGGCAGCTGGAGGTGCTGTTCTGAAAGCTCTCTTGTTGACCTTGTTCATGGCTAGCTCTTGGTCACAGTGTCCTCCTTTTGAGTTTTCAAGCAAGTACTACCACGTGGCAGGAGATGGTGGTGGCTGTGTGAGGCAAACCAGCTTCTTTGGAGGCAAACCCGTGCTCAATCAGGGCGTTGGTTATTCTGTGATTCTTGGCTTTGGAGCCTTCTTTGCTGTCTTCACATCTTTCCTGGTATTCGTCACTTGTTCATTTTAGTATGGAGTAAAAGAGATGTCATTattgatgttttttttgtcTGTTTATTAAACCTtttcactaaataaaatataaaaaactaaatttaCCTTTTACCAATGTCATTTACCATATCCTAATTTCttggtttctttatttgttcttttgggacGAGGTAGACACTTCAATGGGTGGAGAGACTCAAGAAGTTATATATAGCGACGACACTGTGACATAAAATATTGGTTTACATCGGAGTTTTGGTCTAAACCCCTATATGTTGTTCACTAAACAGAATTGAGTTATTAGACATTGCCGGGATTTGGTGAAACTTGTGGTATCTAATTGATATGGATTGAAACTTAAAACATTGATTGAACATAGTAGTTCCATTTGTGATTCTAACAACTATCTTGATCATACTCTAGCTTCTTACAATTCAATCCATGTCTCTAATAAAATGTAAACTAAGAAACTGTTTATGTAATCACATAATGCTGGACCCTTATCGTGTTAAACAATCTATTCTTTAACCTCCACCATTGTATTTTCGTATgctttaaaaacacaaaaattttAGTTACCAGTAACCAGAATAGGACTTATGGTGTACTTGCCTGTTCCTGAAAACAATGCAAGATGTTGATGCCTCGTATGTTTATCTGTGGGTCAGGTGTGGCTGGAGAAGCGATATGTCGGTTCCAAGCACACATCTGAATGGTTCAACACTGCAGGAAGAAATGTTAAAACAGGACTCATTGCCAGTGTGATTGTATCCCAGGTACAGTCCCTAGCACGTAAACCATTTACGGATTTTAATGGAAAAGTTTTATTTCTTGAGATGATTTTGGGGGACTGATTGCTCTTCCTTTGTGTTGAAAATTTGTGCAGTGGACTTGGGCTGCCACAATCTTGCAAAGTTCAAATGTTGCTTGGGAGTATGGAGTAAGTGGACCTTTTTGGTATGCTAGCGGGGCTACAATTCAGGCATGTCCAAGCTGTTTCCTTCTGTTGATTGTTAGAGATATGAATAATCTTCATATAAGAGAAAATTAAGGCACGTTAGACTAACAACTTAATGTTCCTAATAATTAGGTACTCTTGTTTGGTATAATAGCTATAGAGATCAAGAGAAAGGCTCCTCACGCTCACACTGTTTGCGAAATAGTGAAAGCTCGGTATGTGTGGTTAGATAAACCAAAAGATAAGATTCATTAAGTTCCATCCCTCCCTTACGGGGACTTGTATTCTAAAGCTCATAGTTCACTAATTAATGTTATGAATAACATTCCTCTTCAGCTGGGGCACAGCAGCACACATTGTCTTCCTCAGTTTCTGCTTTTTGACAAACATTATTGTAACTGCAATGCTGCTGCTCGGAGGTTCAGCTGTGGTAAATGCACTTACCGGTGTAAACATCTATGCTGCTAGCTTCCTGATACCTCTTGGAGTAATTGTCTACACATTAGCTGGAGGACTAAAAGCTACCTTCTTGGCAAGCTACATACATTCTGTTATAGGTAGtcatttaaatttcttttataatgCCCTTGATGCAGTTGATATGTTTTCTCTTTAGTCTAATTCATGTCATCCTGAGATATGTGTTCTTGGTTTGGTTTCAGTTCATGTGGTACTAGTCATATTCGTTTACCTTGTATACATTGCAAGCAGTGAGCTCGGTAGCCCTAGCATCGTGTACAACCGTCTGGTAGAGTTAGCGAGTAAATCAAGGATTTGTAAGGAGCCTGTTTCTCATCATGGACAGTCTTGTGGTCCTGCTAGTGGGAATTATAAAGGGTCGTACCTAACAATGTTAAGTTCTGGAGGGCTAGTGTTTGGGATTATCAACATAGTCGGAAACTTTGGCACTGTTTTTGTTGATAATGTAAGTTGATCAATAGATTACAAGCAACTAAGCAGACATCTTTTAAATGTCTTAAGTTCAAAATTTGTCACATTTTACAAGTTACATTGAAAACTTCAGGGATACTGGGTAAGTGCAATAGCTGCACGGCCTTCATCAACGCATAAGGGCTACCTGCTAGGTGGACTTGTCTGGTTTGCGGTCCCATTCTCATTGGCAACATCATTGGGACTGGGAGCACTGGCACTTGATCTACCAGTTACAGAAAGTGAAGCAAGTCGCGGACTTGTTCCTCCTGCCACAGCTATAGCTTTGATGGGAAAAGGAGGATCTGTGCTTCTTCTTACTATGCTTTTCATGTAAGTTCAAGCATAAATGTTTTCGAGTCAACGAACATAGCATGCCAAAACATAGAAGAATTGAACTGTAGTAAAGTATTTATCTTACTTGTCTTTGATTTtacttgaattttttattttttatttttggatctGGAGACAGTTTATCTTGTTGAGCACAATTTAATACATTTACTGTCAGGATGTATTGAACACTTGAGGATTACCTAACTCTGTTGCACTTTCTGTTTCAATGTCTTTATGGTTTTGATAATTCAACTCTCTTATATGTTGAGCAGGGCAGTGACATCAGCTGGTTCTTCAGAGCTTATAGCAGTATCCTCATTATGCACATACGATATCTACCGTACATACATAAACCCGGATGCAAGCGGGAAGAAAATCCTCCAGGTATCAAGGGGTGTCATCCTTGCTTTTGGATGCTTTATGGGGATGTTAGCAGTAATACTAAACAAGGCTGGAGTTTCATTGGGTTGGATGTATCTGGCCATGGGAGTGCTCATTGGTTCAGCAGTTATTCCCATTGCGTTTATGCTTCTATGGAGAAAGGCAAATGCAATTGGTGCAATTCTAGGAGCAACTGTTGGCTGTGTTCTTGGGATCATCACTTGGCTATCTGTTACAAAAATCGAGTATGGCCGCGTAAATCTTGACACAACTGGTCGAAACGCGCCGATGCTTGCTGGAAACCTTGTCTCTATACTTACTGGTGGAGCCATACATGCTATCTGCAGCTTCTTGTCACCACAAAACTATGATTGGGGCACCACTAAGAAGATCACTGTggttgagaaagaaaagagtgATCTACCAGCAGAAGAGTACAAGGAGGAAAAATTGTTGAGAGCAAAGGCATGGATTGTGAAATGGGGTGTTGGCTTTACTGTGGTCATTGTTTTATTGTGGCCTCTTCTCACTCTTCCAGCAGGTAAACTTTGGAGAACTTATTAAGATTGCAGATGGTAACAGTTTATAAGAACATAGATGTCTGTCAGAAGATAAATAGTGCATGGACTTCCCCAAATGTTTCTTATTGATATTTCATAAATTGTTTCTGAATGCAGGGGATTTCAGTTTAGGGTACTTCACATTCTGGGCAGTCATTGCAATAGCATGGGGTACGATAGGTTCAATTGCAATCATTGCATTACCGATAGTAGAAAGCTGGGCAACGATCAAGAGTGTCATTCTCGGCATGTTTACAAATGACAGACTCATGGAAAAGGTCGAGGAAATGAATTTGAGGCTGCACACAATCATGCTGGCTATACCTGACTCAGAGAAGATTTACTTGCTTGAGAAAGAGAAGGCTAAAAGGAAAGAAGCATCAGAGCAAGAAACCTCTTTTTCTGCTGCAGGACAAGCATGAGACTTGGTCAGCGGTTGAAGACTACATATAGTGGCAATCAAATTGGCTTTAAGGTAACCAAACATATGAATGTGCTTTTTCTGGGGATAATGCTTGGGGTACTGAGGATCAATGTTGAGCCTCTTAACTCCTTTCCGCATTTGTGAAGAATTTAATCAAACTGTAATCtttgacaacaacaaaatcaaactGTAATGAAGAATTGTATTATCAAGCAACAGCTTTTGAAGTTCACTGCATGAAGTGGATGAATTGGTATCagtcttttcatttcaacattTTCAGCATCTTTTAGACTCGTCAGTTGTAAggttgctagggttttgaacTGATAATCTACCAATTTGTATGTTCAAAAAATCATCGCAGTTTTGAGCTCAATGTCATTCTTCAAGgcaatccaaatccaaaacttaccaacaaaaaatttgtaCCTGTGACAAGATCATTGATAACCAACCTCGTAATCACAGACATCAACCAATTTGGGAGGCACAAAATTGTGATTGTCTAGTACAGGGAGAAATTGACATAACACGAAATCAGATAAGATGCTAGAAAATGTTTCAAGCGATGCGAGGAAAGGATTACAATGCTAGCATCTGTTCTTATAATATTTACAGCTTGAATACAATTGATCCATGGGTCGAGCATGTTTCAAAGAGAGCAAAGGTCAAGTTGCCATCTGGCTGCCATCTCGACCTAAACAGCAGCTTCggaaaaagtaaaaacctGCCTCTTTAAAAGAATTGGGCTCACATCAGAATTTCCACTTGCACTGTCAATCTTGTGTAAATTGTTGGTCGAATTTGGGCATGAACTAAAAGTCAATTCTAAAATTGACCGCCTGTTTCTgcaatatattaattttaccCACCAAAACATAAACATGTGTATATATCATGTTGCTCTATTTAACACCATCTTTCCTTGCAGATGAATTAGTTACAGTTCGTTCTTTCATGGCTTCCTTTTCAAGCTTCCTTTTTTCGACGTCCGCGAGTCTTTCATTTTCCTCTCGTGACTTGTTGAACATCTTGACAAAAACGAACAAGACCTGTGTCACTGCGAGGCCAAGACATGTCAAAGATCAAAGGTTTTAATAATTTGACATGAAAATCAAAGagatcataaaataaattttggatGAAATTCATATAATCTCTGGAAAACTAGAACTCAAATAATTGCATCACATGATCGACCATATTATAACAACtatatccattttttttttccatgaatatttaaatcaGTACTTGGAAAACTATGAATGGATTTCAATCATTTTCCACCACCAATAATAAAGTGAAGAATGTGTTGTGTATTCATGAGTTGAAGATCATAGCAGACCTTGTTCAAAAGGACACCGAGCTGGATCTTCCCCAAAATATTGAGACAAAGAATCTGCATTTCTTCCCTGGAAAAAATGAGTTAAGACATTATACCATCAGTAAGCTGCATAAAACAAAGCCATCAATCAACAAGATAAGAACTCTGGAACTCTGGACTGCACTCACCACTTCAGAGTACAGGGATATTAGTGACCTTACTTCAGCTTCAGCAGTATCAAGAAAATGTTTCAGGACCTGCAGAGGAGGAAGTTCTGCTTCTTAAGTTGAAATGTAAAGGTAACAACTAAACTTATCTCCTATGTTTAAATGTCTTGAAAATATCCTAAGCCTTGACCataagaaatagaaaatatcaTAGGCAATTTACTTCAAAGAAACAATGAATGAGAAAgcttaaaagtttaaaaataaaaatatcatgTTTTTTCTCAGTACTTTCTAGAACATACATTTGTATGCACCAGAAAAAGGTCTAAAAGAAATTCCAAAAGATCCCTCCTAGGAATAACATTAGGATAATATACTTGGCAGCGGGTCCCAACTAGTATGGACCTCTACATCACTACTGTCTGGTCCAAACCAATCAGATTATGATCATTATATCCATCGGGTTGCTGCTGAAACTACTTCAGATTGTTATGTGTTATGGAGGTGACGGAGGtgttatttcaatttctattGGGAGGAAGAAAAGGGGATATATAAAAGGGGTCTGCCCAAAAGGTATACTGATCACACTTTTCTTGTTAAGTTATActtcaaaacaataaattatcTTAACAGAAGGAGGGGAGCAAGAATTAAACTCTTTCTGTGCGTGTTAGGGTAAAGTGCTGTACCACTGGAACTAACTCGTTGATTGTAACACATTTAGTTTGACAACATTCTTCTTTCACTTCAAACACAAGAATATGATATAACTGAAACATTTAAGAAGTGTGACTAGTTTTCAAGATGAAGTTGTAGATAACaagtatttaattaatgtCAAGGATGAAAATGTCAGCCATGCAGATAATATCAGCCCTCCAATTTATACATATTTCAGGGATATcgatattattttttatataagtgaaAATGGACAAAAGGGTTAATTTGATTAATTGGCTGGGTTAGCACATGGGTAATTAATTAAGGCTTGGTGTGGTTTATATTTGACTGAATTAGAGATTCTAAACAATGATTAcagtttattttgtttattttgtttgaatttgcatcttcttcctctttttccttatattttggATGAATACCTTCACAAATcaagaatttttttctctGGGTTTGTGGGAATATCAAGATATGTTGGGATTATCGTGAAATGTCAACGATGTTGGGGAAATCTTGTCAACATGGGAGAAGAGATGCTTTTAGCCCCTAGTTTCACTGTTGACACTTGAAAAAAGGGACACTTCGGCCGAAATGTCTAGTTGTTGGCCGACATTTTCATCCATGATCAATATTATCTttataaaatagaaattataaactGGTATATGCTGTTTATTTGAGAAAACCAAAACGTCATCAGTATTTCTCACCTTTTGGAAGCCAGCAGagagaaaaccaaaatatcatcAGTATTTCTCACCTTTTGGAAGCCAGCAGAGATTGCTCCATCATTTTCTGAAGCAGCAAGTTCTTGCTCAACCTTTTCAAGACCTTTACTCACAGCTTGCATTTCTTCAGCCAAAGCTTTCAACTGAATCTGATTATTTGATGTTATGATCAAACATATGCAAGCAAGGAATTGGACAGGTCAGCTATAAAATGGTTACTAATACAGGTTACAAACATTGGAAAGAACGAATTCTAGCAACATAAACAGAATACCTTAGAGGCAGCTTCTAAATGAACAAGATCCTTATTAAAATCCAGCAACTCTGGCATTTTCTCAGCAATGAGctaatgaagaaaaaaattgataaaagcATGACATGAAATATCCTTAATAACGccaaaaaattgcaaaatacGAATGTTAAAGCAAGACATCTGTGCAGATGGATATTAACACCAACTTTGACAAGGCACTAGATGGCAGAAAAATCTTAAGAATCGATACGGTTAAGATTTTCAACTGCCATACCTTACACAAATAATGCATTAAAgtcattttgttgtttcttgcACGGGTGTCAGACAATTTAAGAAGGCTGTCCAATTTGAATCCTATGGCAGATCctgcaaaatcaaaactaAACATTTAGGCTAAGGAACATAATGGTAATAATGCAAataccaagaaaaataatagcaACAGAATCATCGGAAGAAATAAAACAACCATCAGACAGTGGTACCTCGAGCAGTGCCTTGATTCAAGGCATTTCCCAAAGTAAGAATTGTCTGCATTATCTGTCGTAGTTTCGCGGATTCTTTAACCTGCACATACTTGTGAAATCAAATGGAAGCCAACAATATGCTCATATGTACTAGTTTAATAACCACTGATTCTCATGATACCTCTCTAGCAGCACCATTGATTGTATTCAGATGAAGTCTTAAGTCATTCACCTGATCCAATTCAAGCACCAAAATGCTGTAAAGTATATACCACGCAAAAtcatataaagaaaataaagctCTACAATTTACCTGACTAGAAAAGGTAATTTTGAAAGCAAATACTCGCAACTTGGATTCTACTCGTGGAACCTTCATCAGCTCTACGAAAAACTGAAGTACTTACTAAAGACACTGTTAGTAGGAAATCAAATAGAAGTTAGAACAAACTTGCATTTAAGATGTTGGCATTAGAAAGAACCTGTTCACATTTTCCTAGCATTTCCTTGTCGCCTGTATAGTTCTGGAAGGAGGAAAATGGAATCAGCACTATTAAAGAAGTAACAACCTTCTAAACTAGACAATCTCTAGTAATTCAAAGAAATCTAAATCTCACCacattattaaattttttttttttaaaagaaaaaatttattgatCAATCTCAAAAGCATTACAAGTTGTGGACAAAGGGTTCAACCTCAACACTACAGCAAGAAGACAAAAACGCTATCAGAAACATTAGGTTTGTTTAATTCACAGTGCAGCTTTCTTTGTTGTTTCGTTGTGCTGATGTAAACTCATATTGTGTCAATTTTAGGGCTGTTTAGAGTCTTATACCATTTTAGtgtgaaaaagagaagaatcaTCTCACTTTGTTCCAAGTTTGAGTACAAGAATACTGGCAGGGTACTATCAACTGAAGAAACTTTTTTAATTGGGAATAAACTACAAAAACTATATGCAAACAAGATTCTAAACCCACTATCCAGAACACTAAGatattacttttcttttttaaatacagGTGAAAATTCATGAAATCTATGTACACAGCATCGATAAAGATCAAATTACTAGAGCAAGGGTAACATTGGTATCAATCAAAAAGACATGTACATGCCCAACATATAGAAGTATGA encodes the following:
- the LOC117628666 gene encoding urea-proton symporter DUR3, yielding MASSWSQCPPFEFSSKYYHVAGDGGGCVRQTSFFGGKPVLNQGVGYSVILGFGAFFAVFTSFLVWLEKRYVGSKHTSEWFNTAGRNVKTGLIASVIVSQWTWAATILQSSNVAWEYGVSGPFWYASGATIQVLLFGIIAIEIKRKAPHAHTVCEIVKARWGTAAHIVFLSFCFLTNIIVTAMLLLGGSAVVNALTGVNIYAASFLIPLGVIVYTLAGGLKATFLASYIHSVIVHVVLVIFVYLVYIASSELGSPSIVYNRLVELASKSRICKEPVSHHGQSCGPASGNYKGSYLTMLSSGGLVFGIINIVGNFGTVFVDNGYWVSAIAARPSSTHKGYLLGGLVWFAVPFSLATSLGLGALALDLPVTESEASRGLVPPATAIALMGKGGSVLLLTMLFMAVTSAGSSELIAVSSLCTYDIYRTYINPDASGKKILQVSRGVILAFGCFMGMLAVILNKAGVSLGWMYLAMGVLIGSAVIPIAFMLLWRKANAIGAILGATVGCVLGIITWLSVTKIEYGRVNLDTTGRNAPMLAGNLVSILTGGAIHAICSFLSPQNYDWGTTKKITVVEKEKSDLPAEEYKEEKLLRAKAWIVKWGVGFTVVIVLLWPLLTLPAGDFSLGYFTFWAVIAIAWGTIGSIAIIALPIVESWATIKSVILGMFTNDRLMEKVEEMNLRLHTIMLAIPDSEKIYLLEKEKAKRKEASEQETSFSAAGQA